In Arvicanthis niloticus isolate mArvNil1 chromosome 16, mArvNil1.pat.X, whole genome shotgun sequence, the sequence CAGGCCAAACAATGCAGTACAGAGTAACATCAGGACCTGTCAGTCCTCACCATCGATCTCTTCTCTATTCCACAGGCAAAACTATTCTCTATAAAGTAAGTGAAATAACGTATTTTTCTCCTCCACCCTCCGAGGCAGGTGTTTACAACCTGTGGTCTTCAAGCAGCATATGTCCCAAGATAGCTGTGAAAATGACTCAGTACATTTGTAGATGACATCACGTCTCAATGTCAAATGGTTAGCTGTCCTTATTATATCATGTACTGTCATGTTCAGAAGTAAAAGACAAAGGTctcatatttttctctctctaagCTTCTGTTTCTAAATTTATATCAGATATCACACCCCTTCTTAATACATTTTACATACACAAGAAATTCCTTTCTTGGACTCCTCCCTGTGAAATACTCACCAGTGCACTGCAACAGACACCCAGAAAGTCTCTGAACATACTTGATTATGAGGCTTCCATTTAACCACCTTACTTGGCTATTGCTCAAAATACTTGGGAGAAATTCCATGGCAGTTACCCACTCTTATACAGCAGCATCTACTTGCCTAGAACCCTGAAAAATGCAGTTAGGCTATGAGAACACCCCCAACTCCCAATTCACCCAAAGTGAATTGGTTCTTCAGTTTAGTAACCTATACAGAGTTCAAGCTTCCTACTGAATATATCTTCTTGTGAGCCATAGTAATTTGGtcaattaaatacagatttatATCTCATTCCCTATTTTCTTGAAGGGCGTTAAACATACATTAGCTATACATATTAGAAACATTTTACTATTGATTTTTTCAACACAGATagatgtaattttcttttttgacaatGACACTATTCTCTATTACAATCTATCTTCACATTCTCAATCCGTATTGAGAAACATCAATTTTCGCTACCCTGAATTTCTGTAAAAGCCTATTATCTAGATTTGCTCTGCATCTATGTGACTATATTGGGTCTGTTCTGTAGGTGAATAACTCTCCAGTGGCTTTCATTTGTCTCTGGAGGAATATAAACTTTAATTAGTATACTCATGGCACTTTTACTCTGTCCCTTAGGAAGCTTCGCTGTTCTTACCAACTATTAGAATTGTAGACATGCAGAGATTTTTAATTcatcaaattcattgtttttcaccCACTTGGTTTTAAACTATATCTTGTCCAACTAGAAtgttcctctccttttctttgtttaacttatttgtgtGTCACCTTCTACATTCTTAATATCTTTATTAATTAGTAtcactatatgtgtatatatgtgtatataggtgtgtttctgtgtgtatgcttgcatgtgtgaCCTTTCACTCATAGTTCAACATGCTTTGCCTTGGAGAAAGTATTGGTTTGattaaattttgattttagaaCACTGTAAACAAACTTTGGTGTAATTTTCATAAATATTGGAAAATGATATTATATATGCTTCATTTGAGTAAAATGTAAGCTTGGAATGACCACTCTTTTATTCTAAATTCTACTCTCTGTAACATCTTTATGGCTGACTGCTAGATTTTTCTTAAGTATTTgtaaaaaatgaattatattataatagttatataaatattcatacacaaaaaTCAGATGTAAGGTAAGAAATAATGGTTTATTTAACTTggctttaaaaattgaaagataAACTAAGGCATTTTTTTGATATGTTCAATTTACACGAGTAATACAAAGTATATTAAACTAAAATTTTGTCATTTACTTATAGTTTATTTAATAAGAGTAATTTTAATGTGAGGCATGTCACCAAAAAAAAGTAGCCTGTACTTTACATTGTAGCTTTTGAAAGAATGCCACATATATTCTTCTGATTTTATATAATGATCATCACAATGTGAAAACTATAGCCTAATTTAAAGGAGCTTGTCTAATAATTTAGGAGAGATCTGGTATTCATAGGTTTAAAggtgtaaaataaaaacaatacacacatatttatttattggtcaAAATTTCAATATGGTTCTtcagattaaaaaatatataacaaaacttgaagctcttgcagaggatccaggtttaattcccagcacccatgcaatATCTTGCAACTGACTCTAGCTCCAATTCcaagggaatctaatgccctcatgtagcctctgtaggcactggGCACAAAGGTAGTACAAAGACACACGTGGTCTTCAACTTAATATTAGAGTACAGGAGTAAGAACCTGCAGTAATATTATGCATTCACAGTAAATTCATTGATTCAAATTCTTAGCCCTGTAAATAGATTGCTCAAGAAAGCTAGTTTGTTGTTCATAACTACAGAGGTATTTGGATAAGTCAGTGGTTTGGTAAAACTCTATTTTATCAAGTGGTATTATATCAGAAGAGAGCGACTCAACAATTTTCTGAAAATGCATTCTATTACATATTTTGGTTTTAAATGTGTTAATAGTTTACTTTCTAAATAGAGAGGGTGATATCTGTCAAAATGCTATTTCATTTTGgtaatacatgttttaaaaatctgtattaagAAGTCAAAGCGATGTTTCCATGGTTAAGCACACTGAATGTTTTATCAGAAAGATCCATGTTCAGTTTTTCATTactcatatggtggctcacaacaatctccAACTTTAGTCTgagggatctaacaccctcttatGGCCTCAATGGCACTGCTTGTAATGATATACagacatataggcaaaacacccatgcacataaaataatattagaaTGAAAGACTATACATTTCTctacattttaagtattttatacgTATCTAGTACCATTTAAGTATTTTCTACATAGTAACTGTTATATAACCATATGGACATATGACTAAGTTTCTATCTCTTTTGTACATGAACATTCTACCAAAATGAGACTATGTATTATGTTAGGCAGGAGGTGATGATATCTTGTGACAACTTCAATAACAGTAGACAAAACACAAATTGACCAGAAATTAGATATTTAGGTAGAGTTGGGGTTTCCAAAAAGAATGCAAAGGAtcttatagaaaagaaaaagaggcaaagCTTACTTCATATTCATTCTACTGAGGGTAAATGGATGAGTAATGCATGAAACCTCCCTTGTTCAAAGAAATTGTGCTGAATTTCATTTGTCTGGAGTTAACAACTTCAATAATAACATACAAACTTAAAACTACACGTGTTGCCAGGGCAATGTAGACATAAATTTCTCACCAACTCATTTTTTGGGTTACCAGCCTCTGTGTAGCACTCCTAATGACAAAAACTGGAAGGAAGACCTAGAGAAAAgcaagtgtgatttttttttcttcatgtgagaaaagaaagaggttTCTAATCGAGAGACAACAAACTAACCAAGATACACTATCAACTATCTGTGCTTTGATCAGAAAACATACACAGACTAATTCAACAACTAAAAAATAAACTAGTTAAagtttaaattaatgaaaaattgaCGGGGATATGCTAAAAAGCTTCTTTATTGATGGTTATACATTTATGATCTTGAAATACGAGAGATTTCTGGGATTGTCTTTCAACAGCCACTGATATATGCCATATTCTGCTCCAAGAACACCAGAAAAGAATATACGGGACATTTCACTAAGACTGGGtgtattttgtttaaattctacATTTTTGCAATTATTACTGACATGAGGTATGAATATTTTACTGTCGTTTACAGAGGGAGAAGTTTTTATGGCATCGATCTTTCTAGTGTAGAGCATTTGGACTTGTAGCTCTTTACTCAGCTTtggcctctttcttttcttcctcctcagatGACTTctcaacattttgtttttcctccttaaGTTCTATTCCAGtactttcctctgctttcttgGGTGACTTCTCAAcatgatgttttcttttcctaggtAAAGCTGCAACATACCTCCTTTTTTGCTCATATCTTTTATTCTCTAAACACAAATGACAAAGTAAAAGGGAGAGACATATACTAAAAATAATAGTCCAAATAACTAGTACGGTAAAAATCACCTGGATTGGCGGTCCCTTGGGAGGGGGGCCACTATCAATACTGCCTCCGAAGCCCTTGTGCAGGCAGAAGGGTGGGGCCCAGTGTTCATCGCAGTGGCAGTGATGTTTATTGTTGCATATACCTCTCTCATTGCAGAACTGAGGCATACAAGATTGTTCCCACTCTGGCGTTGAGACACATTTTCTTCCTAAGCACAAAAGGTCTAAACCACATTCTGTACCATTCTTCACCTCACCAATATCAGGTACACTCATCCCAAAATGGTAGTCAGTACTCCAGCAGCTAGATCCATTGATGTGAGTCGAATGCACAGTAGCATGATTGTGCAAACGAGGAACTTCTGTCACATTCTCACATTGAACTCTCCCACATAGAGCATTTTTCTCATTACATCTTACGTACTTAGCATTTTTCAAACCACAGTGACCAAAGCGATCTCCTCTCGTGTTCATTACTAGGTAGCAATTATCATTCGCATTCTTGGCTCCTTCACCAAAAAGTGTTTTGCACTGTTCATCACGGCTATTACATCGCTTTTGAAAGCAAATACTCAGTCCCAGACAGTGGATCCCATCCTCCACATACACATCTTCTGGGCATGCACCAGAACTTCCATTACACCACTCTGGGAGGTCACATTGATTGTCACTTTCCCTACACAATGTGCCTGATGGCATGAACTTGCAGTTTTGGCAACACAGCCCTGTAGCACACTTTGCCCCAGATACCAGAGTGCAATTTTCTAGACAACATACATCCTGGGCACACAATTTTAAGGAACCGCAATCACATTCCTCTTCATCTTCAATCACTCCATTCCCACAGCGTTTCTTTGTAATAATAGTTGCTGGATTTGGAATATTGCGTAAACAAGTCTTTGTAGAAGTAGTCTCTAAGAATTGTTCATAACTACAGTTGCTGAATGCATCTGAGGGTGCTAGCTTTTTGTTCATTATGCATATGTTTCTCCCACATGTACAATAATTCCCTTCATCATTCATCATCCCCAACACATGACCAATCTCATGTGTCATATATGTCCTAAATGAAGCCAGTCTATCATCCATAATGCACTCTAAACCACAATTCAAATCAATATTGCACACTCCTGAAAAATAGGACACAGTAAGATCATTAACACAAAAATCCTGCTTCACAATAATATGTGCAGAATCATGAACCACACGTTTATTGAAGCTGGATTGTTTCCATTTGCAGAAGTTTTCCATCATATGGTGTGTGGTAGTTACTGTATAGGGGTTTCCTGCATTCCAAATTTCAATTGCAATTAGAACCACATCAAGATTAATTGAGCGATAAATATCATCTACTAAATTGACTCCCATGACTACATCCATCTCCACAATTGTTGAATTTTTGTTTCTGAAGATGAATCTTCCATGATCTACTACAATTGCTAGTTCAAGAAACCAGTGGTGGAGCCACCATCCTGTATAAGAACTTTGTATCGGAGTGGAATTGTCATTCTCTTGAAATTTCAGTTGTTGtgctatttcttcttttgttagtCTATACCCTATGGGTGTATACTCTGTGTCCTCCCAATCCATCTTATACACTAGGTGTTCAAATGTGGCAGAAACCACTTTGGGCTTGATTTCATAAGTGATTCCATTTGTCTTCAGCATTCCTTGAATGTTTCCTAGACAAGTAGTAAGAGTAACCATGGATTTCGGATCTCCTTCCACATAACCGTGGTAGTAGCAGTCATTCTGGATAAAAGGCTGCTCTTCAAGAAGAGCACCCTGGTCAGTATAGGTGAAAACAGTGAGAGATCTGGATACCAATTTCTTTTTGGCCTTCATGTGGACAATGTGTCTTTGACCCCCAAAGTGCAGGCTATAAGAGATCCAGCCTGGATCATTCATACTTCTGTAAGTGCCTGTGACTCTCAAGGGTATCACTACTTCAGGGGGGCTGTGGTATTGGGATCTCCCAATCGGTGGCCATCTAGAGAAGAACAGAGTTAATTCCAGACACAGTAGCAAGAGGGTAATCTTTACATGTTCCAAGACCTCCAACACTGTCATTATGAAGTAAGGGGTGAAAGAGAATTATATAGGGAAGGAGTTGCTGCCagtatttctcttctctttaagtGCTTTGTAAGTAGTAGTCATATTCACTAGACTGTCTTCTGGAGGAGTCAATTCATCAGTGGGAGAActaaaggtaaaaacaaaaaggatggaagaaaaggaTTTGGGAGTAGGCAGATGAGGTGgagcagaaagaacacaaaatgttttaaaatggatTAGTGAATAGCTCAAGGCATGACTTGCATATAATAACTGAGGGAAAATCTCAATAATTCTTCCTTTGAATTTCAAATGACTCTTTATATTAATTATCAGAAATTGTAAGTctttatacatattattttatcaCATATATTACttaatcacatttattttatatgaaattctaTGCAATTTTTTCTACTTCAGCTATCACTGTGAAGCCTATGAAACATTAACGTATTACTAATAATTCCTTATTATCCATGGCAATTGCTAAGTTCAGTgatacagatacatagacacataaaaaCTAGAATTTTAGACTGGAATAGTTTAGATTAATAGACATATATTACTCAaatgtttttatatctaggtttattgtttttctttaaacctctatacatattaaatgaaaaaaaactcCTCAAACTATCTAGTAATAAAACAGTTGGAGACCGGAGaatatctagaaaaaaatatgtgaagaaataaaaaggaagccaATGAACCTTAAGAAGAGGATAGAAGTTTTGACAAATATAGTGTTATTGTTTGGGACAATGTTTATATGAATGTCCCTGAAACATTTAGAATAATAGGCTGTAACCTGTAACTAGCATTCAGATAAATTTATCTCATAAATCAagttaaacacacagagagaagaacatATACGCGTGCgcgcatgtgcgcgcacacacacacacacaaacacacatcaaataccaaaataacaaaacataaacaCTACAAATGTGAAATTGGTAATTAACCTAATAACAGATATACAGGCagctttgtttctttgattttaaaaaagtgGGCATGAAAATATATGCATTCACTGGGCTAGTTAATTGGGAAAAATGTACATACTACAGACATAAAAATCTTAGTAATCTGGGGCATATACTTAGGTCTAGCAGTTaagacaaaaatacattttaagaatctgtagaattgaattattttttgaatgatttctatgaaatttttctttttgtaacctATTGTGTGTATCCACATGCTTCATCAGATTACTAAAAAATAGGAATTTATTAAGTAATGAACTAAAGATTCCTACAGCGGTTACAATGAAAATCTGCTATGAAAGTATCATCACTccaaagaaaaagtaaacaacatatttattttaaattaaaataaatgttgccAATATCCAACATCTTTCTATATCCAGCCTTAGActcatttcttttcaatttttcttttatcacaaTACTATGTGatttttttggtgttttctttatGTAATTACTGTGCTATCATCTATGGGATATTCCTTTAGTGAAATACAAAAATCTCTAGACATATGCTTTGGGAGAAAGTTTTAGTTCTGTGTCATTGTACAAAAAAAATTACcataaatagaagaaaaggttttTATTCCCAGAATTTCAATATGCAATACATATAACCAGGTGTTTGACTATGATTTGCTTTGATTGCCAAAGCCAGTTCTGGTTGGAactttaaaacacttttattgacttttctttcttagttttataCCAAAACCCTAAACATTTTTCACCAGGAATTGGATGACTGAGAGTCTTAATTATATCCTCATTGCTCATACTAAGCTCacgaaaaaccaacaaaatatacaatttttcACCTTTATAATTAATCTTAAACTGTATTTACCATCATTTAAAGGTCATGACCTGCAGAGTATTAGCACATTTGAATatctaatttatatattaaaaatatcagtgtTCATTCCTAACTGAAAATTACACTTCAAATTTACAAAGGACTCAAATGTTTTCTTATGTTTCAAGCTCTTGTCATTGTACCTATCATCCCTATAGCACAGTTAATATTGCTACAAGTTCAATCATGTTTGTCAAAATCTTCAACCCAGTCTAGAATAATGACTTTTCTCTTGCTATATGCTAGCAATACAGTGGGGGTGGTAGGGAAATCACAGTCTACTTATTTAGAGGGATATTTAAatagaagaaagacaaaattaGGACATGAAAGCTCTATCCTTCACTACATAAAATCCTAAATGggtattcattttaaatatttctatattcttaATGATCTGAGCTTTATTGTCTAAATTGTTTCTTAACTTTCTGGTTTTCTGAATTTAATTGTCAAAAGTACTTGTAATGCCTTTGTAGAATTGTAGACTATTAATAAATCccagaggctcatatattttaatgcttaCCAGGGCATGTGTGTCTTTGATAGAGTTAGAAAGACTCAGAGATCtagtcttctctctgtctctgtctctctgtctgttctctctctctctctctctctctctctctctctctctctctctctctctctctcctctctttctgcctccacctgtAGGTCAGTATGTAGCTCTCAGCCACTACTGCCATGATTGCTACAATGCTAATAATAAACTTACTGtatgaaattgtaagcaagcacTCAGTTAAatatcttggtcatggtgtctcttcctagCAGGAGGACAAATGGTTAAGTTGGTGCTTGGATTGGTGtcagcagtagaacagtgactATAGCAGCTGAAAAGTCAGCATTATCTTTGTTTGGGTTGGATAAGTAAATTTCAATAATGATAATTTGAATGTTACAATCAATAACTCATTTAACACTTGATTAATAGAGAAATGAATATTATTATGAgtctttgcttttcctttgaaGAGAAATAGCAGGAAGGTGTTTCATGTTGAAAATTGACATCATGCTTAGAGTAAAAGAAGTGCCTCGATTACTCAGGAAGAAATCAACACTTAATGGAAGACTCACTTCCTTCGATGCACAGCGctcatgggaaaaaaacaaaatacccagaGTAAAATCAGTCAAGGTAACACTTCTAGCTTGAGAGTCAAATACTGAAGTATGGAGTTACTTGCATGCTTTTCAGCAATgtatttgattattattattatgaagtGTAAATTGTATTCATGATTGAAGaatcatttattaatttagtaCATCTgtgaataaacttaaaaaatattcatcTTCCACAACCAAGTAATAGGACATTTAGCAATGAAAATGGTTCAGTTAGTGTGTGTTTTTACTTGTTACATTGGCTTTTATAGTAACTACAGAGACCAAAATACCTTAGAGAATGTAATAGTTTGATAATTTTACTTCAAGTGCTATCACAGTACAGATACAGTAAGTGGTCATACATCATGTTTGATaaattctcctttcttctctataatctcatcatattttttaatttccttaccCTAATTACTACTGGCCTTCTCATTCTAACATGTATTCTTATTGTGTCTCACTTCATGACTAATAAcatcagaataaaaataatttagcagCATTGTccaaataaaatccaaaattacATTTGTCttcttaatgttttatatatatgcatttagaCTGTGATTCcttatcatatacatacatacatatatatgtatttatacatatatatgtgtgtgtatgcatgtgtattcaaatatgcataaatatagtTCCTTCTTTTCATAGAACATAACAGTTGAATGACTTACCAAAAGATGAATTATTGGATCCCATTTTCTTATAGTTACAGTCTTATTCAAGTCTTatattgtttataatagccacCTACATGGACTAACATTTTATTTGAGACTTCACGTAACAAATGTAAGTGTAAAGTCTTTCAATTGTTGCTCATTTAAGTTCTAGAATATCTGAGTTCTAGAATAAGGTTCTCTGAGttctacagaaacaaacaagtgactgcattttcttcctccctctggttCTATACTATTTATATCAATGTTTGTTACAAAGTACCTCAGTATGAAGAAAATTGACTTCTTTAGTTCTATTCACTGGTTGCAGCAACTCTTCTATATGGACGTACTTACTTTCCTTCCTTGGATGTATACACCTCCTTCATACagcataattaaattattttattattctctatTCACTAACATTGTTACCATGCTGCCAAGTTATTTTCTTAATATAGAACCATATTATGATGTATTACAAatatattgaattctagaagAAAGACCAACTACATTTGAAATAGCATCTCCTGATTCTCGGTATCAGCTGTCATCTGTAACTTTCTTTGTAAGGACAGAGATGCATaccattatataaatattatctaCATATTACAAAGAACTTTGTCTaccaaaagggaaaaaacagaaattatagaataataaaatgcataaaataatattatcaGAATTAATTTTATGTAAGTTGACTGCCTGACCTCTTAGAAATCCTGCCCTAGAGTAATTACATTAATCCAGTGGTTATTAGAAGTCACAGGAAAAGTCAGTTTATCATTCTTGACAGGTCACTTTTCAGTGAGAGATTAGGGTTAGGGGTAAGGGTATGAGCAAGAATTCATAAATGGTATTAAAATAAAACTCCTAAGTATgaacaaaatgtagaaaaaaaatgaaaactgaaattcAGAAGTCCAATTTACAAAGAAAACTGTATTTCACTGAATTGAGTCAGGATTCCAGTCTGTGTATcaaaaagagaaagtaggaatATAAATCTCAACACTCTTGGCAAGCATAACTAGCATTCTCTGGAGATGAACAGAGATCAAAGGAATCTGATACAAATACATGTGCTATTACACCTAGCTCAACTATGCTCTCTTTGGACATCTTGGTCATGCCTTGAGCATTTCCATAACAACATGACATAgacaaaattccaaaacaaagtttttttcccaattttttaCATAGTATCTATGCTGCAGAGTAACTGTGTGAGCATGTCTATACGTCCTTCAAAGTAATTTTTGCTACCCTTCTGTCATTTTGATGTATCTTTTCAGGTTATAGACACATGAgatatctgtgtgtttatgtgtctagCAGTCTTTACACTGCCCTTTCAAATTTGCTTTTTGACTGGGATTCATTGTTTAGTATAGGGTAGCCTGAAAATCTCAATCCTTTTGTTCCAGCCTCTGCAACTTTTATTAAAGCCTTGAAGCAGAACTAGTTCTtgaaatataacatttaataggctagagagatggttcagagca encodes:
- the LOC117721988 gene encoding disintegrin and metalloproteinase domain-containing protein 21-like, whose amino-acid sequence is MTVLEVLEHVKITLLLLCLELTLFFSRWPPIGRSQYHSPPEVVIPLRVTGTYRSMNDPGWISYSLHFGGQRHIVHMKAKKKLVSRSLTVFTYTDQGALLEEQPFIQNDCYYHGYVEGDPKSMVTLTTCLGNIQGMLKTNGITYEIKPKVVSATFEHLVYKMDWEDTEYTPIGYRLTKEEIAQQLKFQENDNSTPIQSSYTGWWLHHWFLELAIVVDHGRFIFRNKNSTIVEMDVVMGVNLVDDIYRSINLDVVLIAIEIWNAGNPYTVTTTHHMMENFCKWKQSSFNKRVVHDSAHIIVKQDFCVNDLTVSYFSGVCNIDLNCGLECIMDDRLASFRTYMTHEIGHVLGMMNDEGNYCTCGRNICIMNKKLAPSDAFSNCSYEQFLETTSTKTCLRNIPNPATIITKKRCGNGVIEDEEECDCGSLKLCAQDVCCLENCTLVSGAKCATGLCCQNCKFMPSGTLCRESDNQCDLPEWCNGSSGACPEDVYVEDGIHCLGLSICFQKRCNSRDEQCKTLFGEGAKNANDNCYLVMNTRGDRFGHCGLKNAKYVRCNEKNALCGRVQCENVTEVPRLHNHATVHSTHINGSSCWSTDYHFGMSVPDIGEVKNGTECGLDLLCLGRKCVSTPEWEQSCMPQFCNERGICNNKHHCHCDEHWAPPFCLHKGFGGSIDSGPPPKGPPIQVIFTVLVIWTIIFSICLSLLLCHLCLENKRYEQKRRYVAALPRKRKHHVEKSPKKAEESTGIELKEEKQNVEKSSEEEEKKEAKAE